In the genome of Myxocyprinus asiaticus isolate MX2 ecotype Aquarium Trade chromosome 45, UBuf_Myxa_2, whole genome shotgun sequence, the window TGTGTGTACCCATCACGAGTGGCTGATGCAGTGAAATCTCTGAAGGCAGCCAATTCTAGTCTTCCTGTTGCATCTGGTAAAAGATTTGAAACCACTCTTTCTAAACCTCTCTTTCTTCACACATCATCCTAGAGAGGGTGCAACCACATTGTCTCACCTAATATTTTCTATTACTTTTCTATACCATTGCCTTCCAGTGGCCACTGGTTTCCCTGCTGGACAGACACCATTAAAGACCCGTCTCGAGGAAGTTCATATGGCTGTGGAGGATGGTGCTATGGAAATTGATATTGTCATAAACCGGACTTTGGCACTTACTGGGCAATGGGCAGGTATGTGTGTCTAAGGAATGTGCGTACAGTTTGTATGAAATTTGTcaatgtatttacattatatataaataataaataatgttccCATAGTTTTTGTTTCTTCAGTTCTAGTTTTGGCACTGATTAACATGAACAACTAAACtgagttatttattttttcacccatGTTATAATCTCAGCCCTCTACGATGAGATCCGGCAGTtcagagaagcttgtggaaatgCTCATATGAAGACTATCCTGGCAGTGGGAGAGCTGGGAACCTTCACAAATGTCTACAAGGCCAGCCTGGTGTCCATGATGGCAGGTGAGGACAGTAAGCTTAAGATTCCAGACAGGCCAAGATCTCAAAATGCAAACTTGGTTACAAATTTCAGATgtctaattttatttaaaaatgatttcctATGTGCGTCCAGTAGGTGAATGCAGAGTAAAGGCCAGCTTATCCTCATGCGACCCCTTGTACACAcacgtggatgttgtattttggcttcgctatacgcaacgcataattttaatttatttgaatcGGCTGATCTCAGTTAAGGAGACTCTGTGCTTTCAGGAAAGGGTTAAACTTTAGACGCACATGATGTGACatatgtcatgtgacaaaacaacatggcactgaccacagcagagtttgtctttgggagaaacaccaacaaaactacatctggtaagaaacgtaattaggtttttacattgaaacctgtttgagtcaaaaaatTAGAGTCTCCAGTTTCATCcgaaatgccatttttaaaatttgagcaataTATCGCAAAATACCAGGccactaaacacaatgtacactaatgtgtactctACTGCATTTTCCCTTGGAAATCtgatattcactgtgcattttcgtATTGAGAAtgaatgggttcatccaaaagctaaaaaattttgctttcagaggctttatatggagttaggatgaaaataaggtgcatttcaaactgttctgagaacagTGCAGACAGTCAGTACACTGAAGGTTATGTCATTCgctaaatagggagcatcctatatagTGCATTCAATCTAAATTTCCTATCAAAATTTTAGTTTcaggctgtagatgatgtttgaacAACTCGTAGCAGACATGGGGCAATGGTAATCGGTACAtagattcaaaatgtataatgtataattttattttaatatggttggcagtgattggatgatgcttgcCATTACCTTATATCAAAATGAATTATGCTAACTAGTCTCAGAAacataaccaacactcctgaaaacataataaacagtttgattaaaaaaagctggctttctatagcttggtgttatttaaaatttcacaatgtattcccgctgtccacatatgttgccaaacatttttaggaaaactatttgcaatagattttattttttattttttattttaatttttattttttttgcatgtctatcaggagctactagttacaaatcaaaaaggaaaatggaaaaatgcacacagcagtcacgctcgagtCTCAAGTGGTTATACTTCTTCATCATACCAGCACCACTGGTTCCGCGCTTGAGAATTCAcagttctgcgttggtgtgtaTGCGTCATTCTGCAAGTACACAGCCAAATTGGTAGTGCATTGAGAGAAAATGTcttcatttctaaaataattatacatttcataaataagcAAAAGCAATGTGTGTGAATATGTTGAGATTTAGGTGCATATTATTTATCATATATGTTGTCCACCATGCAGAGAGAATATAAATTGGACACATACTGTAAGCTTGCTCTTGAGtagcttaaataataatacataaatttggcatacttttgatgcactgtgctgcaaaaaaataaataaaaatttcatcAAATCATTTAATAACTGCTCACCAATGCAAAATGGGTGTCATTTTAAAATTGAGAAGCTGGACTTTACAATATAACCAACTCTGaacagatatttttttctaattgctgaccaattagaagtgttccattttcataacttatgaaatattattatttactgtacaccatactgtcaaaACATTGTGCAGATCGGAACGTTCTCAagtagaatacaacaaatattgtaTCACCAAATATATAGAGAGTAAAAAGCTTTGAGCTTAAAAGTTGTAAACAGATTGTTTTTAACTTCATGAACCattaacagaatataaaaacagcagatgtttctgatttaaacAAATCTCCCAAGTACAAATACAATGTAATCTTataataatcttggagaaaatgcatTGCTACCTCAGATACCTAATTGTCATGCTGGGTGATTGGTCTCTGGGTGCAAagttgaccaatcacagcagGAGAGACACATGACAGGCTATGGCGTAGGCTATGGCGTAGGGATAAATTGGCCTTAAGACTTGAGACTCACAGATGGTCTAAAGGAGTCTTAATGAATATAGATTAAATCCACTTGCCTTTATAGTAAACATTTAATGACCTTCAAATCCTATTTGATTTCTTAATGTGACTTAAtgtgaagattttcagtgataatTTTTTAGgcgagacttgattttatccatctggaaTTGATAGCATCATATGGGTGTTTCATACCAGAATGGAGGGTAAGGGGTTAAAaagtaagagggcttggtgatgtctTATGAAAAAGAAAGTTGTTTCCAAAGTGCAGCAAAGTGTACAATTTTGATATTGACTGTGTCATTATAAagtattggttttttttttccaaagcacTTTTCAAACAATTCCACTTTTACAGTTCACACCAAGCGCACATTACAAAAAAATCAAGCGCAGTTAGATGTTCTGTCCACAGTATGCCGCTATTGTTCATCCTTTTTACTCTCCACATCCAGATGgccacacatacacacgtgcatGCACTCCCACACATCAGGCCAGTGACTGTATGCTTAAATAGCCATTGCACATTAAGCCGATTACTGTACCCAATTGTCAGCGGCTCTGATAGGGATCGTTATTAAAATGCATTGCTTTTGTCGCAGTGCTCATTCCTTAATCTCCCCTTGTTCCTATGAATTGCATATGAGGTTTCTGAAATTGAATGATAATTTCACCTATTAATCTGCGATGCAGGAGCTATTTTACTCCCACGCTCTCCGGCAGTGTCCCCGCTCTCCGCCGCAAATGAATAGAGCTTCATTACTGTCGCCCGCGTTTAATAACCATTATCCATTATCGTGTAATTAAGACTCCCCAGAATGAATCTCAAGGATTATGTCAGTTTGAGGGAGAGGGTGAGCAATAGACTGAAAAAGTGGCGGAAGGGGTGGGGGttgcaaaaaagaatggaaaaacacataaaacatatcTTTAATGAACTGGAAAATGTTCATCTTGTTCTGTACGGTAATGAACAGTCATTAGACATGAGGAAAGGCAGGCAGAACTGGGGTGCTAGGGGTTAGACTGGTCCACAGTTTTAGGTTCATCTATTAGAAGCGTcattttttcttctatttttatcGGAACGCTGATAAACCGTAATTGTCTATGAAGGAGAGTAAGGAAAAAAAAGGAAGGCTCTTATTGATGAACGAATGCACACCCTCTGTGCCCTGCCGACAGGACCATATGTTCTTGTCTAGCCTCCCCTGGCCTCACGAGTAATGTCCTGTCTGGGTGCAAAATCTGACACCTCTCCAAAGTTCCTGAATGGAGGTGCTAAAAATGTGCACGTTCATAAAAGGACGTTTCTATTTTTAAGAGCACGTTTAAGTGAACTTTGACCTGTCAGAATGAAGTGAACAAAAGGTGGCAAAAACATTACAATTACTAATCGGCATGACCAGGAAAATGCAGAGTCTAAGTAGTTATTTGATAGTTGTAggaatgggaatcgtaaggaatttaactgTTCCATTAACGaatcttttagtacttttgagaaagaaagaaattagagGGAatgcgatttttattttttattttttttattggatgtTCTTAGCAGTCTGTTAccaaatcatgagataatttaatatttaaacagaTAAGATGCTTGGAAATGGTGAGTTTACAcagacttaaagggttagttcacccaaaaatgaaaattctctcatcatttactctcatctctgtctcccagatgtgtatgactttctttcttctgcagaacataaatgaagatttttagaagaatatttcagctctgtaggtctatacaatgcaagtgaatggtgaccaaaacattgaagctacaaaaagcacataaaggcagattaaaagtaatccataagactccagttgtttaatctatgtctttagaagcgatccaattgattttgggtgagaacagattaaaatattactcctttttcactgtacatgttgccattgcagtctctgggcatgatcaggatttcaagcttgtttacacttcctagtgcttgacgcatgcgcagaacgCTAGATGACGCTAAGAAGTATAGTCAAATGCTAATGCATGCTTCGTCTCTTACCTACTGGCCGGCGACTTATACCTGAAATTTGCTGGAAAAATTGGCTAGTGTGACGCCGGTTTTACTTGTCAGTCaatgggcggttcttggccagaataagccgCAAAGTAAGCAAAACTGTATGCTGATTGTCAAATGTTTGGCTCTGAGAGACTATGTCTGCTGTGCTTCATACCACTAGGATCTGACTTCATCAAAACTTCAACTGGCAAAGAGTCTGTCAACGCCACTTACCCTGTTGCCATAGTAATGGTTCGGGCCATTCGTGACTATTATCTAAGGACAGGCCATAAGGTAAAGGATCCATTGTATCTGTAAATCAATATTCTTTAcataaatcatacattttatccACCAGCCTCCCTGAGTGAAATATCTTTTTCTGTTTCAGGTGGGTTTCAAGCCTGCGGGAGGCATTCGAATGGCACAGGAGTCAGTGGTGTGGCTGACTCTGATAAAGGAGGAGCTCGGAGACGAGTGGCTGAATCCCCACCTTTTCCGACTGGGAGCAAGTAGCCTGCTCGCTGACATTGAGCGGCAGGTAATTAAACCAACGCTGTGTTTCACACTCTCAAAGCTGGTCTATTCTGGCTTAAGGTGTGATAAACTGATAATTAGTGGCCATTATGGCAGGAAACAGAAGCTATTCAGACAGTGTGGCTTCATGGCCTTGGACTCTTGTGGTGAGCTGGATATAGATTAGCTcctttatttatgtatacatctatTTTAAGTGCTTAATGTAGCTGCCTTTTGACAAAGCTTTTAAGAGGTTAGAAAGTGTTACTGAGTCTATCAGACCGATTTAACCtacaggaaaaaaaacatttcttgtcTCTTTATTGTTGCAGATTTATCACTACGTAACTGGACGCTATCCAGCCTATCATGAACTTCCTCTGGCCTAAATCCATGAAAAATCAGTGAACCCCTGAATCTCCAGGGCCAATGAactgttaaaaatgaaaaattctctcatttactcactctcatattgttTCATACCTAtgtgttgttattttttaaatgtttattgttatttttacatttgctgCGGAATTAAAAAAATGCGCTTACTATGCACATCAGAAGCAGTGCAGTTTTGTCTTCAGTTTCATCAATGTgccattttttacatttggaCATGGACACAAGCTGTGGCGGAGGTGAAGCTTATCAGTGGTTAACAACTTAATTTTGGACTATTTTTTTGGAGCATAAAGTAATATTCCGGATATGAGGCaaaccgtaaacattaaaatactcactggttcaaaagtatagccacaagatataaacaatatgcatgttaacgtgattttaatgtgataaaatcacttacagaccttttctgtgtaaagttatgtccaattttacaactttgttgtcatgatgtaatgtcaacaaatgctaaaaccataaaatgactgtaaaaatgatgatttaaacaactttacagctcaaataatacatgtattttaacataagaatttatgtaagtgtttttataaaataagcttcttcacatttctgcctttaatccctccaaaaattggccccattcacttccattgctttttttaaagaaaagaagggacgaatcgaaattattttgtgtggtaattaacattcCGACACACATGccatcgactgagcttaacttgtattgaacccagaatattcctttaacagatgtGGTCAATATGAGCTTTTTCCCCAAAAACATTTCTACTTTTGGGTTACACTGAAtataaagtcaaatgggtttaaaacaacatgagggttagtaaacaatgacagattttcatttttggatgaactatttcaTTAAAGTCAGCCAGTGACAGTGTAAAGATGGATTGCCGGTTTATgagattcattttaaagaaattaaatagtCTTATGCTGAAAACGTGGTTACTTAGAAGTCATGAATGTTCGCATTATCGGTCAACTGTTTCTTTCCAATATGCACATCAACATAAACAGAGTATAttttattatactgtaaaaaCTTGGATGTCTTTTAACAGTATTTTCATAGAACAATGCAAACACAAGAACAAATACCTGATTTCTGGATGACATGGTGCAACCTGCAAGTTTTTGGAAGTAAAAGTGCTCACTTTACATCAGTGCAAAGGTGTCTTGCATCACTTTTCTCTGTGTGAAATCCCAGCAGGCGTTTTTTTCTCAGACAACCTTACACATCTAGTATAAGCTACACCTGGGTTACAATATCACTGTCCAAGGCTGATCTTATTTGACTTCCAAGCGCTAATTTCATTAATCAAGAGCTGGCTGTCTGAAGTGTGTGTTTGGGATTAATTAAGGAGGGTTAAGAGAGTTTAAATGATCAGATAAAGCCTCGTGCCAATTTGAGCTTCGTTTGAAGACAGAGGAactttctttctcttctcctcCTTTCTTCTTTAATTAAGAGATCTCGGGCCGTGCCCTTGACTGGAACAGAGGATAAATGACTGAATTAATTGTGGAATGGGGAATGAGCTGAGAGGTTGTTAGAGTGAGAAGGAAACTTCGGGAAAACGGAGGTAAATTCAGTCAAGTAGGACTGGGAAACTAGAGCACGAATAAATTTGTATTCACAGAGAAACATTAAAAGCTATTCTCACAAGAGCTTAATAATACCTGCATAAGCACTATTTTAGAGCTGGTATTAGCATTCCTAAGAGGCCCACACTATGGCTTGTGCAAGCAGAGagaaaaaatctaattaattctCAAAAAAGatagggataattcacccaaagaaaaaacttctgtcaccatttactcaccctcatgtcacatcaaacctgtatgactttctttcgtccgTGAAATGgaaaaggagacgttaggcagaatgaaagcctaacatctcctcttgtgttccacagaagaaagtcatacaggtttgatgcgtcatgagggtgagtaaatgatgacagaagttttatttttgtgtaaattagCCCAGAATTTAAAATACACTGTTAAATTCAGCGTTTTATGTTTCTTTCTGCCTGTCTGTTAATTACGTCCCTAATGCTGATTGGCTGTGCAATTGATTGGCAGCTGTGTTTGCGAGTATGTTACATTAGCAGTGACTCTAGTAGTTTATGAGGCCACACTTAAGAGTGATGAAGCCTGAGCGCTCTGTCTGGTTCTCCCCACCTCCCCGAGGCCATGACAGATTAGCTTAACTTACATAATGGCATGTAGATCATCAGCAATCTGGACCTGTGGCCTGCTCCAGCAAGCCAGATAACGCTGAGGGATTGAGTTAGCCTGCAGATTGATTCTCTCCTGCACGGACAACACTccatttctttcttcttctttttttctttttctacagCTCTTGCCTCTTTTACTCTATTGCTTCCTGTTTTTAAGACTTTGTATCACAGTTCCTGCAGAGAAGGTGCGGCTTATATTTAATACAAGCTGATATAGCTAGCAAATACAGTGTAATATACATGTGTTTTATTAATCCAAGTCCTCTATACCTGTTTTACAAAATACAGCACTTTAATCTTGCATTCAAAACCAAGGACTataaaacggttcaaggaacgaaaactaaaatgttttttttttttttttcgcttattttgagcttgtttttttccagaccaggtcgcttgtttctcttgtgagatctggcaacactgcaactggtatatcacccacccttagcaaagagtactgtcattttaaaaagaacattattatataccgttcttttatttcattttacccGGTTACCACTtgaaaaggaggctgtggaataATTTTATGGAACAAAataatacagtttctgctcagaacagactgaaatgaaaaaacatttcgtttttagtcctttttcaaaacagaaaaatatacatttgataAAACGGTGTGTGGA includes:
- the LOC127434979 gene encoding deoxyribose-phosphate aldolase-like, whose protein sequence is MSARNPGMHLDLAWVSKVRVNTQAVLKRAQQIQGCKVAKKQWQAAWLLKAVTCIDLTTLAGDDTLSNVHRLCMKATQPIRHDLLKSMDIHDKGITTAAVCVYPSRVADAVKSLKAANSSLPVASVATGFPAGQTPLKTRLEEVHMAVEDGAMEIDIVINRTLALTGQWAALYDEIRQFREACGNAHMKTILAVGELGTFTNVYKASLVSMMAGSDFIKTSTGKESVNATYPVAIVMVRAIRDYYLRTGHKVGFKPAGGIRMAQESVVWLTLIKEELGDEWLNPHLFRLGASSLLADIERQIYHYVTGRYPAYHELPLA